CACTTAGAAGCATAATCATAGCCAACAGCATGAACAACCCTTTTCTCGCAGACCGTGAACCTTCACTCCGCTTCATCTTCTTCATCACTTGGCCTCCCTTTATATGTTGACTAACCGCTTACCCTTTGACTGAACCCAGCATCACCCCTTTGGCAAAATGCTTCTGCAGAAACGGATAGACGCACATAATCGGCAGGGTGCCGACTACGATGACCGCCATTTTGATCGACTGCTCGGGCGGCTGCACGAAATTCGGGTCCATGGAGCTGAGATCCCCCGCTGCCGACTGGGACAGCATGACGATCTGGCGCAGCATCACCTGCAGCGGCCACTTGGACGGATCATTGATGTAGAGCAGCGCCGAGAAGAAGTTATTCCAGTGTCCAACCGCATAAAAGAGCGTAAACGTCGCCAGCACCGGCTTCGACAGCGGCAGTACAATCCGCCACAGCAGCCCGAGCTCCGTGCAGCCGTCGATACGGGCAGCCTCCTCCATCTCGGCGGGAAGCTCCTGGAAAAAGTTCTTCACAATAATCAGGTTGAAGGCGCTGATCGCCCCCGGAAAGATCAAGGCATTCAGCGTATCGAGCAGATGCAGCTCGCGGATTACCAGATAGGTGGGAATCATCCCGCCCCCGAACAGCATCGTGAAGATGACTAGATTGAGGATCAGATTGCGGCCCATCAGGTAACGCTTTGCCATCGGATAAGCCATGGTAACCGTGAAGAACAGATTGACTGCTGTCCCGATCACCGTCACGTACAGCGACACCCCGATGCTGCGGACAATGGTATCTGTGGAGAAAATAAACCGGTAAGCATCCAGCGAAATCGTCGTCGGAACGAGAAACACAGCGCGCTTCGTAATTTCCGCCTCGGTGGCGAAGGAACCGGCGACGACAAACAGGAACGGCAGAATGGCCGCGATCCCGATGATGCCCAGCACCAGGTAATTAAAGACGTCAAAGGTAATCTCTCCGGCGCTGCGGTAACGTTTAGCCACACTCTTGGCCTCCTTTTCAATATAATCCCGATTCGCCTGACTTCTTGGCGAGCCAGTTGGTGCCGAGCACCAGCACGACCCCGATGACTGATTTGAACAAGCCGACGGCGGTGCTGTAGCTGAATGCCCCCTGGGTAATCCCCAGCGCATACACATAGGTATCGAAGACCTCGGCCACCTCGCGGTTCAGCGCATTCATCATCAGATAGATCTGCTCGAACCCGTTATCCAGAATCGTGCCCATCCGCAGAATTAGCAGAATGACAATCGTACTGCGGATCGCAGGCAGCGTAATATGCCAGGTCTGGCGCCAGCGGCTGGCTCCGTCCACCACGGCAGCTTCATATTGCTCCACATCGACACCGGCCAGCGCAGCGAGGAAAATAATCGTCCCCCAGCCGCATTCCTTCCAGATGGTCTGCAGAATAATCATCGGGCGGAACCAGTCAGGATTGGCGAGGAAATCAATTTTGCGCCCGGTAACCGTGAAGAGGAATTCATTGACCGCACCGCCCTGTGTCGTAAGGAACACGTAGGAGATACTGGCGACGATGACCATAGAGATGAAGTGGGGCACGTAGATCAGCGTCTGAATCGTCCTTTTGTAGAAGGACAGCCGGATCTCATTCAGCAGCAGGGCCAGGATAATCGGTGCCGGGAAAAAGAACACCAGGTTATACAGCGACAGCACCA
The window above is part of the Paenibacillus sp. FSL H8-0048 genome. Proteins encoded here:
- a CDS encoding carbohydrate ABC transporter permease — encoded protein: MAKRYRSAGEITFDVFNYLVLGIIGIAAILPFLFVVAGSFATEAEITKRAVFLVPTTISLDAYRFIFSTDTIVRSIGVSLYVTVIGTAVNLFFTVTMAYPMAKRYLMGRNLILNLVIFTMLFGGGMIPTYLVIRELHLLDTLNALIFPGAISAFNLIIVKNFFQELPAEMEEAARIDGCTELGLLWRIVLPLSKPVLATFTLFYAVGHWNNFFSALLYINDPSKWPLQVMLRQIVMLSQSAAGDLSSMDPNFVQPPEQSIKMAVIVVGTLPIMCVYPFLQKHFAKGVMLGSVKG
- a CDS encoding ABC transporter permease; translation: MKQGAAMGAAELSAGTSFRRSRREQRFRRLKRDKWLYILLSPGLLYFLVFKYVPMWGVLLAFKDYQPFLGFWQSSWVGLEHFRTFFQNPDFFMLLRNTLVLSLYNLVFFFPAPIILALLLNEIRLSFYKRTIQTLIYVPHFISMVIVASISYVFLTTQGGAVNEFLFTVTGRKIDFLANPDWFRPMIILQTIWKECGWGTIIFLAALAGVDVEQYEAAVVDGASRWRQTWHITLPAIRSTIVILLILRMGTILDNGFEQIYLMMNALNREVAEVFDTYVYALGITQGAFSYSTAVGLFKSVIGVVLVLGTNWLAKKSGESGLY